One Nostoc sp. CENA543 genomic window, ACCGTATGATTACGGACGACTCGGTAATATTGGGGGATGTATGCAATACTAATAGCGATCGCAGCGTTGAATATGCCTCGCCCCACAACAAACGCCAGTGTTACCGAAAGCAGCAGTCCTGGTAAGGTGTAGATGCTGTCCATGAGAAACAGCAACATCTTATCTAACCTACCACCGAGGTAGCCACTTAACATTCCCAGAGGTACACCAACCACCATACTGAGTGCAGTAGCCAAAATCACCACTTGCAAAGCCGCTTGTGCGCCAAATATTGTCCGGGAGAACACATCATGTCCTAAGCGACTAGTACCAAACCAGTATTTAGCAGAAGGTGCCTCTTGTATTGGGTTAGAGAGAAATTCTTTGGGATTTTGTAGCCAGCCCCAAGATTGCAATACAGGTGCAAAGAAAGCCAGAAAAATGAAGAATAAAGTAATGGCTAACCCAATCAACATTAATTTTTGGGAAAGACTGGGATTTTTAGCAAAACTTACCAACTTTGGCAGACGACGTTTAGTGATGGTCATGGGCAATATGAGAAGCAAAATACGCTGACCATTTTAATGATTAGTTAGTCATTAGTCATTAGTTATTAGTCAATGGTCAACAGTCAATAGTCTATAGTCATCTATAAATACTTGAGTTGAATCTGAATGTTGGTGTTGGGGCCTGCTAATAGGAAAGCGGCTTCTCTGAATTCAGGTGCTTTGGTGCGAATTTCGGGGTTTCCGGAAAAACCAAAGCCTTCTATGGGTATACCTAGACTATTTCTGTTTAAGGTGCGATCGCTATTTTGATCATGAATCACAGCCACAGCATAACTACCAGCTTGTAAGTTATCAAAGCTGACTTTTACCGGAGTTTCACCAATTGTAATACACTGACTCTGGACAACACGTTTGCGATCGCTGGGAAATCCTTTACTGGCAGTAAAGACGCTAGCGCAAATTTGACCTTTTTGATTTTTCAAGCCATCAATTTCTACAGTCAGCGTGCCATTGAAGTTTGCTTTTACACTTGATGACCACGTTAAACCTCCAAACGCTGCAAGCAGCATTACGCTAACTGTCATTTTTTTCAGCATAAGATTTTTAGTTAAAACAAATACCAACAGTGAGTGCAGATTCATACTGACACGGAACTGTCAATCTAGGCAAGGGAGTGGAAGCGATGAGTGCTGAGTAATGAGTAATGAGTAATGAGTAATGAGTAATGAGTAATGAGTAATGAGTAATGAGTAATGAGTAATGAGTAATGAGTAATGAGTAATGAGTAATGAGTAATGAGTAATGAGTGCTGAGTAATGAGTAATGAGTGCTGAGTAATGAGTAATGAGTAATGAGTGCTGAGTAATGAGTAATGACTATTGACTATTGACTATTCGGAATATGAATAATGAACTCAGCACCTCTACCTACTGTTGATACACAGTAGATTTGTCCCTGATGTTTCTCTACAATAATTTGATGACATATTGATAAACCTAATCCTGTGCCTTTACCTACTGGTTTAGTGGTAAAAAAGGGGTCAAATAATCTTTTTTTCACATCTTCGGGAATTCCTGCGCCATTATCAGCTATGCGAATCATGATTTGCTGATTGTTCATGCTTTCAGTCCGAATCTGAATTTGTGGTTGAGTCAATGATTCTGGACTGTTACTTATAGATTCTTCTAACGCGTCAATTGCATTGGCGATGAGGTTCATAAAGACTTGATTGAGTAAGCCAGGATAACAATCTACTGGGGGGATATTACCGTATTCTTTAATAATTTTTATACCAGGATGCTGGTGATGAGGTTTGAGGCGACTTTGTAAGATTAACAGTACACTATCAATACCTTCATGAAGGTCTACTATTTTTTTGTCAGATTCGTCTAAACGGGAGAAATTACGCAAAGAACGCACAATTTGCTCAATGCGTCCACAACCTGTTTTCATGGAAGTTAAAAGCCTAGGAAGATCACTCATCATAAACTCAAATTCATTTTGAGCGATCGCGTTAGCAATTTCTTCTACTGGTTGGGGATAATGCTGACGATATAAGTTAATCAAGTCACATAAATCATCAATATATTCCAAGGCATGAACCAGATTACCCGCAATAAAATTGACGGGATTATTGATTTCATGAGCAATACCAGCTACCAATTGACCTAAAGAGGCCATTTTCTCATTTTGTAATAATCTGCTATAGTTTTTCTTTAAATCCCGAAACCCGGCTTTGGCTAATTCTGATTGTTCTTCTACACGCTGTAACTGAGTCAGAGTGAGAGCATGAATTTGGGAGTTAGCTAATAGTAGTTGATGAAAATCGATGATGCCGTATTTACCGGACTGAGTTCTAATGATAATTGGTTCGTAAACAAGTGCAGGCGATCGCTGCAATGCTGCCTGAGTTGCTTCTACAATTGTCATATCTTGGTCAAAGATGCACACTTCAGGCTGAAGAAAATTATACAAAGCTTCGATGGGACGCATAGAGAACAACCCGAAACTGTAAGGACGACTCATATGCTCAAAAAATCTCTGTCGTGAAATCATCCCGACAAAATATTGATTTTTAGTCAAAATAATTCCTGGTAATAATGTTTCGGCTTCAAATGCTTTAATTAATGTATTTCCTGGGAGATTTAGCTCAATTTGGATTTCCCAAATGGGTAGTTCTTGTAAAGTCGAATCCAATTGCAAGCCCGGTTGACTAGCATCGTTCATGCTATGGATAGCAAGCATAATCTCCATCCTTTTCGCTTGGTGTGATATCGCTTTTAGTTGCGTCGAAGAAATCTTTCTTCCGTTCCAGCGCAAATCATCAGAACCAACATGATTGCTAAATTCAGTGTTCCCAAAATTGCTTTACAAATTTTAATCACAGCTAGAATTTAGCTCAACTTTACTCAATCTTTACAGGCTAACTTTTCTCAAAAAAGGAAAATTTGATATCCAATACCTAGTCCCCAATCCTTCCCATGCGTGAGACAATCAGGTAACACAATCGCAATACAAGCGGTTAAAGTACGGAAGGAACAAGATGTCAGAGAATTTTAGAAGTAAAGTTGTCACACAAGGCGTGCAGCGATCGCCCAATCGCGCTATGCTGCGTGCAGTAGGTTTTCAAGATGAAGACTTCAATAAGGCAATTGTCGGGATTTCTAACGCCTACAGTACCATCACTCCTTGTAACATGGGCATCAATCAATTAGCCCAAAGAGCCGAGGCAGGAATTAGACTAGCTGGGGCAATGCCGCAAATGTTCGGTACAATCACCATTAGTGATGGTATTTCGATGGGAACAGAAGGGATGAAATATTCCCTCGTCTCACGAGAAGTAATTGCTGACTCCATTGAAACCGCCTGCAATGGTCAAAGTATGGATGGTGTGATTGCCATCGGTGGCTGTGATAAGAATATGCCAGGGGCAATGATTGCTATGGCCAGGATGAATATTCCAGCTATCTTTGTTTATGGTGGCACCATTAAACCCGGACACTACAACGGCCGCGACTTAACTGTTGTCAGTTCCTTTGAGGCTGTGGGTGAATATAGCGCAGGAAAAATTGACGACACTGAACTCATCGCAGTCGAACGAAACGCTTGTCCTGGTGCTGGTTCTTGCGGTGGGATGTACACAGCTAACACCATGTCTTCAGCTTTTGAAGCGATGGGGATGAGTTTACCCTATTCTTCTACCATGTCGGCAGAAGATGACGAAAAAGCCGATAGTACCGAAGAATCAGCCAAAGTATTAGTAGAAGCAATTCGCAATCAACTATTACCCCGGCAAATTATTACGCGCAAATCTATAGAAAATGCTATTTCCGTAATTATGGCTGTGGGTGGTTCAACAAATGCTGTATTACATTTTCTGGCGATCGCACGGGCGGCTGGTGTAGAACTAAATATAGATGATTTTGAAACTATCCGTGGTCGTGTCCCCGTTTTATGCGACTTGAAACCCAGTGGTCGCTATGTCGCCACAGACTTACATAAAGCTGGTGGCATTCCCCAAGTAATGAAAATGCTACTTGTGCATGGGTTACTCCACGGAGATTGCATTACTATTACTGGCAAAACTGTCGCCGAAGTTTTAGCAGATATCCCCGACGAACCACCCGCCGGACAAGACGTGATTCGTCCTTGGCATAACCCTATGTACGCACAAGGTCACTTAGCCATCCTCAAAGGGAACTTAGCCACAGAGGGCGCGGTAGCTAAAATTACTGGGGTAAAAAATCCCAGCATTACTGGCCCAGCTAGGGTATTTGATTCCGAAGAAGAATGTTTAGACGCTATCCTGGCAGGTAAGATTAAAGCCGGAGATGTGATTATTATCCGCTACGAAGGCCCCAAAGGCGGCCCCGGTATGCGGGAAATGTTAGCACCCACCTCTGCAATTATCGGTGCAGGTTTGGGTGATAGCGTGGGATTAATTACCGATGGGCGTTTTTCCGGTGGTACTTACGGCATGGTAGTGGGACACGTTGCACCAGAAGCTGCCGTTGGTGGTGCGATCGCTCTAGTGGAAGAAGGTGATAGCATCACTATTGATGCTCATTCCCGCCTATTACAAATCAACATCTCTGACGAAGAATTAGCCAGTCGTCGCGCTAAATGGCAACCCCGTCCACCCCGTTACACAAAAGGTATCTTAGCGAAATACGCTAAGTTAGTCTCTTCTAGTAGTGTCGGTGCTGTCACAGATTTGGATCTATTTAATTAACTAAATCTGCGGAAGTCCCTACCCTCAAAGAAGTAGAGTAGGGATAACAAGGAAAAAATTGAGGTCATAGAACCCCGACTTTTTGAAAAAGTCGGGGTTCTGAACAACAGCAACCTGCCCAATAAAATCTCCAAAGTGGTTGCAGTTAAACTTGATTTTTCTCCGGCAGATTTCTCGGTGGGGTGTCCTCTCCTTGATAAAATTGTCGCTCCAATTTGCCCAAACCAAACCAAATCAAAGCCCCAGATATCATCACCAGAGTAGCCACAACGACAGTCACTAGAGAAATCCGATTCTCAATCAACATCCATAAGGGAAGCAAACCCCAAATTAAAGCCGTCACTACTGCTACTGCTACTCTCAATCTTTGCAGGTTAGTTAAAGCAGATTTACAACTAGCGCATTTCTCGGTGTGGGAATGATATCTATCAAGCAATACTTCTTTTGGCAGTGGTGGTGATAGAGACTCTGCTTTAAATGGTTCAGCCTGGTATTGCTTGACCCAAGAACGGAACTCAGACACAAACAAGTCTGCTTTAGTTGGTAAATAAAACGCTTTAGTAAAGTTAGCACTACCACCAAGTTTTTCTAGATAGCGTTCTTGGTAATGTAAGAAAATCTGATCGTCTTCCAGGACGCGATTTTGACCCAGATGAGAATACCAACGCGGAGTCAGCTTTAGAAATATGCCTGGTAATTTGGATGAAAACTTGAAAGGAAAACGGGCAAATAAACGACATTCTCCCTTACGAATAGGAGTCGCATAAACTACTGTGAGTGTTCTGCCATATTGTTTAGAGGTGAGGTCATGCCACATTAATCCAGGTGCAATAAACGTGGTGTCTTGTCGTCCTAAAGTTCCTTTGCGTGGGCCTTCTGCCCAAGTCCCTTTAAAACCCCACTTGCCTGATTCTGTAATCTCTAAATTGACTGGAGACACATTAGCCCGATTTCCGACGGTACGGTGATGAGTGTAAGGAATATGGCTGGTGTCAAGCACATTTTCCATTAATGTCAGTGCATCATAGGGTAAATCTCTAAATGTGTTCAGGCAAACCCAACCATCTGGCTCGTCTTCTAATGCTTCAACTATAGGAACAAGAGTTTTATCTGCATTTTCGGCTTTGCCCGGATAGACAAACAACAGTCCTTGACAAACTTTAGTCGGTAGAGACTTTACACAAGCCCGTGGCGAAACTTCTGCTTTTGTCTGTTGTGTTTGCTGCGGGATACTCTCACATTTACCTGTCCCCGAAAAAGCCCAGCCATGATAAGGACATTCTAACCATCCCTCATGATTAATTCTGCCTTCTGAAAGCGGTGCTAAACGATGTGGACATTGATCTATAAATGCGCGCCATGTCTGTGCATTTTTGTCCCACCATAGAACAATATCTTGCTCTAACAAAGTAAAGCGAGTAAGTTGAGATTTATCGAGGTCTTCCAGGTAGTGAACAGGATACCAAACTTCTTGCCAATCGAAGCTATTTGGATCTAATCCACCGGCAGGTAACGCTTGTAATAAGTTAGTTGGAGTTGTGACTGCTTGTGGAGAACTCTCTTGAGGTAAAACACTCTGGGACATGATGCAATTGAGTAACTATGTTATTTTCCATCCACCAAAAATGTAACTATTTTTTAATTCTATTGGCGAGAAAAAGTTGAGGAATCAGTCTTGAGTCTCAAGTAGTTCAGGTTTCTAGAGGGCAATTTCAGCTTTCATCACAGTAGTATCGCTGGTAACTTCCACACGAAAGCCGAGTTTTTCACAAACTCGTTGCATCCCGTAATTATCAGCTAGGATATCAGCCCTGATGTGGGTAATTTGCTCATCACGCCCGACTTGTAGTAGTCTTTTGACAAGTTCTGTACCTATGCCTTGACATTGATAGCGATCGCTGACTAACATTGCAAACTCAGCAGTATTTGTCCCATGCAATTTACTCAATCTTCCCACTGCCAAGATTTGCCGTGTTCCGGTTTGAGCATCTTGATGTTCCACCACTAAGGCCATTTCACGGTCATAATCAATAAAGCAGATACGGGTTAACCGTTCGTGGGTAATGCGGTGGCTTAATTTCATCATGTGGAAGTAGCGAAAATAAACGCTTTCTTCGGAAAGTGTCTCGTGAAATTTCACCATTAATGGTTCGTCTTCGGGACGAATGGGACGGATAGTTACAGGTGTACCGTCTTTCATTGTCCACTCTCCCACATATTGCGTAGGATAGGGACGAATGGCTAACTTGGGTAATTGCGCTTCTGTAGTTTCCGACTCATGCAGCACTACCCGCGCATCTAAAGCAATTAATCCACCATTACCTTGATTGTGTGGGCTGGGAGGAGTCGCCAACAAGGGATTAATATCAATTTCTTTAATCCAACGCTGTTCAACTACCAAGTGACTAAACGCCACTAATAGTTGTTCTAGGGCATCCATATCAATACTTTGCCTACCCCGCACACCTTTAAGGGCTTTGTAAATTTTAGTGTGTTCCATCATCCGCCGCGCCAAAGTTGTATTTAGTGGAGGTAGTGCGATCGCTCTATCTTGAAACACTTCTACTAATTGTCCCCCAGTCCCAAACAACAACACTGGCCCAAATTGCGGATCTAAACTACTACCAATAATCAGTTCGTAGCCGTCCATTTTCACCATTGGCTGCACAGTCACACCCAAAAAATGAGGTGACTGTTGACTATCGACTGTTACAAATTTTTCGCGCACATTAGCTTCTATAGTCCGATAAGCACGCCTGACTGCATCTGCATCTTGTAAATTTAACTGGACACCGCCGACATCTGTTTTATGGGTGATGGTTTGGGAATAGAGTTTTACCACCACTGGATAACCCAAATTTTCGGCACATCGCACTGCTTCATCTTCAGTAGCAGCGACACAAGTGGCAACAATGGGAATACCATAGGCAGCTAAAATCTGTTTTGATTCATATTCCGTTAAGATAGTCCTTCCTGCCTGACGCGCCGAGGAGATAATATTTTCTACTAAATTGCGATAGGGAATTCCATTACCTGCGTCAATTGCTGGTAATACTGGCGTTTCGTAGATACCGCGCAGGTTATAGCTAGATTGCCACATATAACTAAACACTCGCGCCGCCGTATCTGGGTAAGGATAAGTGGGGATGCGTTGACGATTGAGCATGATTTCCCCCTCTGCGACATCTGCACCCCCCATCCAACTAGCGAGGATGGGTTTACCTGGGATTTGGGCGTAGGGTTTTAACTGTTCTGCTGTTTGGGTGGGGTCAGTCATGGCTTGGGGTGTGAGAATCACCAAAAGGCCATCACTGTTGGGATCTTTTGCTGCAATTTCCAAAGCTTGGGTATAGCGTTGGGGATCAGCATCACCTAGAATATCAATCGGGTTATTGTGACTCCAGTGTTGGGGAAGAATTTTGTTGAGAGAGTCTATAACTTCTGGGGAAATCGCGGCTAGTTCGCCGCCAGTTTCAATTAAAGCATCAGTTGCCAGTACCCCAGGCCCCCCAGCATTGGTGAGAATTGTTAATCTTGGCCCTTGGGGACGGGGTTGTTTTGCTAGTACCTCCGCCATATCAAATAAATCAGAAATGCTGTCAACCCTTAACACCCCACAACGTCGGAATGCTGCATCTAAAACTGCATCACTACCAGCTAAAGCCCCAGTGTGGGAAGCGGCGGCTTTAGCGGCTGCGGCTGTACGTCCGGCTTTAATCACAATAATCGGTTTGGTCAATGCAACTTCTCGTGCAGCCGAGATAAAAGACCGGGCATCACCGATAGATTCCATGTAGATAACGATACTTTTGGTTTGGGGGTCATCACCCAAGTAATAAATCAAGTCTCCCCAACCCACATCTAACATTGAACCGATGGAAACAAACGCGCTAAACCCGACATTTTCCCGCACACTCCAATCTAGAATGGCGGTACACAACGCCCCACTTTGACTCAGAAAACCCACATTCCCAGAACGCGCCATTGCACTGGCAAATGTGGCATTTAAACCGCTTTGAGGACTCATCACACCCAAGCAATTGGGGCCGATGATGCGGATTTTACCTCGTCGTGCTTGGGTTAA contains:
- a CDS encoding ABC transporter permease codes for the protein MTITKRRLPKLVSFAKNPSLSQKLMLIGLAITLFFIFLAFFAPVLQSWGWLQNPKEFLSNPIQEAPSAKYWFGTSRLGHDVFSRTIFGAQAALQVVILATALSMVVGVPLGMLSGYLGGRLDKMLLFLMDSIYTLPGLLLSVTLAFVVGRGIFNAAIAISIAYIPQYYRVVRNHTVSVKTEVFIEAAQAMGASTWVVLSRYLFLNVIQSVPVLFTLNAADAILVLGGLGFLGLGLPEEVPEWGHDLKQALEALPTGVWWTTLFPGLAMTLMVVGLSLLGEGLNEFVNPKLRGENGNRK
- a CDS encoding DUF2141 domain-containing protein: MLKKMTVSVMLLAAFGGLTWSSSVKANFNGTLTVEIDGLKNQKGQICASVFTASKGFPSDRKRVVQSQCITIGETPVKVSFDNLQAGSYAVAVIHDQNSDRTLNRNSLGIPIEGFGFSGNPEIRTKAPEFREAAFLLAGPNTNIQIQLKYL
- a CDS encoding sensor histidine kinase, with amino-acid sequence MLAIHSMNDASQPGLQLDSTLQELPIWEIQIELNLPGNTLIKAFEAETLLPGIILTKNQYFVGMISRQRFFEHMSRPYSFGLFSMRPIEALYNFLQPEVCIFDQDMTIVEATQAALQRSPALVYEPIIIRTQSGKYGIIDFHQLLLANSQIHALTLTQLQRVEEQSELAKAGFRDLKKNYSRLLQNEKMASLGQLVAGIAHEINNPVNFIAGNLVHALEYIDDLCDLINLYRQHYPQPVEEIANAIAQNEFEFMMSDLPRLLTSMKTGCGRIEQIVRSLRNFSRLDESDKKIVDLHEGIDSVLLILQSRLKPHHQHPGIKIIKEYGNIPPVDCYPGLLNQVFMNLIANAIDALEESISNSPESLTQPQIQIRTESMNNQQIMIRIADNGAGIPEDVKKRLFDPFFTTKPVGKGTGLGLSICHQIIVEKHQGQIYCVSTVGRGAEFIIHIPNSQ
- the ilvD gene encoding dihydroxy-acid dehydratase, translating into MSENFRSKVVTQGVQRSPNRAMLRAVGFQDEDFNKAIVGISNAYSTITPCNMGINQLAQRAEAGIRLAGAMPQMFGTITISDGISMGTEGMKYSLVSREVIADSIETACNGQSMDGVIAIGGCDKNMPGAMIAMARMNIPAIFVYGGTIKPGHYNGRDLTVVSSFEAVGEYSAGKIDDTELIAVERNACPGAGSCGGMYTANTMSSAFEAMGMSLPYSSTMSAEDDEKADSTEESAKVLVEAIRNQLLPRQIITRKSIENAISVIMAVGGSTNAVLHFLAIARAAGVELNIDDFETIRGRVPVLCDLKPSGRYVATDLHKAGGIPQVMKMLLVHGLLHGDCITITGKTVAEVLADIPDEPPAGQDVIRPWHNPMYAQGHLAILKGNLATEGAVAKITGVKNPSITGPARVFDSEEECLDAILAGKIKAGDVIIIRYEGPKGGPGMREMLAPTSAIIGAGLGDSVGLITDGRFSGGTYGMVVGHVAPEAAVGGAIALVEEGDSITIDAHSRLLQINISDEELASRRAKWQPRPPRYTKGILAKYAKLVSSSSVGAVTDLDLFN
- a CDS encoding Rieske 2Fe-2S domain-containing protein, yielding MSQSVLPQESSPQAVTTPTNLLQALPAGGLDPNSFDWQEVWYPVHYLEDLDKSQLTRFTLLEQDIVLWWDKNAQTWRAFIDQCPHRLAPLSEGRINHEGWLECPYHGWAFSGTGKCESIPQQTQQTKAEVSPRACVKSLPTKVCQGLLFVYPGKAENADKTLVPIVEALEDEPDGWVCLNTFRDLPYDALTLMENVLDTSHIPYTHHRTVGNRANVSPVNLEITESGKWGFKGTWAEGPRKGTLGRQDTTFIAPGLMWHDLTSKQYGRTLTVVYATPIRKGECRLFARFPFKFSSKLPGIFLKLTPRWYSHLGQNRVLEDDQIFLHYQERYLEKLGGSANFTKAFYLPTKADLFVSEFRSWVKQYQAEPFKAESLSPPLPKEVLLDRYHSHTEKCASCKSALTNLQRLRVAVAVVTALIWGLLPLWMLIENRISLVTVVVATLVMISGALIWFGLGKLERQFYQGEDTPPRNLPEKNQV
- a CDS encoding bifunctional acetate--CoA ligase family protein/GNAT family N-acetyltransferase, with product MPQSLKPTTNIDRAYDILQAEKVNPLHAIFAPQSVAVIGASEKASSVGRTILWNLISSPFGGTVFPVNPKRHSVLGIKAYPSIAEIPEQVDLAVIATPAPTVPGVIAECVDAGVKGAIIISAGFKEAGAEGIALEQEILTQARRGKIRIIGPNCLGVMSPQSGLNATFASAMARSGNVGFLSQSGALCTAILDWSVRENVGFSAFVSIGSMLDVGWGDLIYYLGDDPQTKSIVIYMESIGDARSFISAAREVALTKPIIVIKAGRTAAAAKAAASHTGALAGSDAVLDAAFRRCGVLRVDSISDLFDMAEVLAKQPRPQGPRLTILTNAGGPGVLATDALIETGGELAAISPEVIDSLNKILPQHWSHNNPIDILGDADPQRYTQALEIAAKDPNSDGLLVILTPQAMTDPTQTAEQLKPYAQIPGKPILASWMGGADVAEGEIMLNRQRIPTYPYPDTAARVFSYMWQSSYNLRGIYETPVLPAIDAGNGIPYRNLVENIISSARQAGRTILTEYESKQILAAYGIPIVATCVAATEDEAVRCAENLGYPVVVKLYSQTITHKTDVGGVQLNLQDADAVRRAYRTIEANVREKFVTVDSQQSPHFLGVTVQPMVKMDGYELIIGSSLDPQFGPVLLFGTGGQLVEVFQDRAIALPPLNTTLARRMMEHTKIYKALKGVRGRQSIDMDALEQLLVAFSHLVVEQRWIKEIDINPLLATPPSPHNQGNGGLIALDARVVLHESETTEAQLPKLAIRPYPTQYVGEWTMKDGTPVTIRPIRPEDEPLMVKFHETLSEESVYFRYFHMMKLSHRITHERLTRICFIDYDREMALVVEHQDAQTGTRQILAVGRLSKLHGTNTAEFAMLVSDRYQCQGIGTELVKRLLQVGRDEQITHIRADILADNYGMQRVCEKLGFRVEVTSDTTVMKAEIAL